In Fundulus heteroclitus isolate FHET01 chromosome 8, MU-UCD_Fhet_4.1, whole genome shotgun sequence, a genomic segment contains:
- the LOC118563944 gene encoding alpha-N-acetylgalactosaminide alpha-2,6-sialyltransferase 3-like isoform X1: MRTLCYCDMCTDGCRTGGAAFRHTLLFLDVSPKQMLCRWLCLLSLSLLFLFWLGLFVTRGPLPATKGSSLWGYRRISPDRTGQFLETHCNHCALVSSSGQMLGAGTGDEIDQTECVIRMNNAPTRGFEEDVGSRTDVRVVSHTSVPLLVKNERYYFKQSANTTYVIWGPEKNMKQDGKGVTFNALLKLATKYLKAKMYMVTRDKIQYCDNVFQNETGLNRMKTGAFLSTGFFSMILAMDMCDSISVYGMIDDNYCNRAHHRVVPYHYYEQKKISECKMYTFHQNKKLAGHRYITEKAIYAKWATRHKIQFKHPAWRL, translated from the exons ATGAGAACCCTCTGTTATTGCGACATGTGTACAGATGGATGTAGGACTGGGGGAGCAGCTTTCAGACATACGCTGCTGTTTCTCGATGTTTCACCGAAGCAGATGTTGTGCCGGTGGCTCTGCTTGCTCAGCCTGAGCCTTTTGTTCCTTTTCTGGTTAGGACTCTTCGTCACACGCGGTCCTTTACCCGCTACAAAAGGCTCAAGCCTCTGGGGCTACAGGAGGATTAGCCCGGACCGGACAGGTCAG TTTCTGGAAACTCACTGTAACCACTGTGCCTTGGTCTCCAGCTCCGGTCAGATGCTTGGTGCCGGCACGGGAGATGAAATCGACCAAACAGAATGCGTGATCCGTATGAACAACGCCCCCACCAGAGGTTTCGAGGAGGACGTCGGGAGCCGCACCGACGTCCGGGTCGTGTCTCACACCTCTGTTCCCCTGCTGGTTAAAAACGAGCGGTATTATTTCAAACAATCTGCAAACACGACGTACGTGATTTGGGGCCCCGAGAAGAATATGAAGCAAGACGGAAAAGGAGTTACTTTCAATGCGCTCCTGAAGCTGGCCACCAAGTATCTGAAAGCAAAAATGTATATGGTGACCCGAGACAAGATTCAGTACTGTGACAACGTGTTTCAGAATGAAACAGGACTAAACAG GATGAAAACGGGTGCCTTTCTCAGCACTGGATTTTTCAGTATGATCCTCGCTATGGACATGTGTGACAGCATCAGTGTTTATGGAATGATTGATGATAACTACTGCAA CCGAGCACATCACAGAGTAGTTCCTTACCATTACTACGAGCAGAAGAAGATCAGTGAATGCAAGATGTACACGTTCCACCAGAACAAAAAGCTCGCAGGACACCGCTACATCACTGAGAAGGCTATCTATGCCAAATGGGCAACACGCCACAAGATACAGTTTAAACATCCTGCATGGAGGCTCTGA
- the LOC118563944 gene encoding alpha-N-acetylgalactosaminide alpha-2,6-sialyltransferase 3-like isoform X2 — protein MLGAGTGDEIDQTECVIRMNNAPTRGFEEDVGSRTDVRVVSHTSVPLLVKNERYYFKQSANTTYVIWGPEKNMKQDGKGVTFNALLKLATKYLKAKMYMVTRDKIQYCDNVFQNETGLNRMKTGAFLSTGFFSMILAMDMCDSISVYGMIDDNYCNRAHHRVVPYHYYEQKKISECKMYTFHQNKKLAGHRYITEKAIYAKWATRHKIQFKHPAWRL, from the exons ATGCTTGGTGCCGGCACGGGAGATGAAATCGACCAAACAGAATGCGTGATCCGTATGAACAACGCCCCCACCAGAGGTTTCGAGGAGGACGTCGGGAGCCGCACCGACGTCCGGGTCGTGTCTCACACCTCTGTTCCCCTGCTGGTTAAAAACGAGCGGTATTATTTCAAACAATCTGCAAACACGACGTACGTGATTTGGGGCCCCGAGAAGAATATGAAGCAAGACGGAAAAGGAGTTACTTTCAATGCGCTCCTGAAGCTGGCCACCAAGTATCTGAAAGCAAAAATGTATATGGTGACCCGAGACAAGATTCAGTACTGTGACAACGTGTTTCAGAATGAAACAGGACTAAACAG GATGAAAACGGGTGCCTTTCTCAGCACTGGATTTTTCAGTATGATCCTCGCTATGGACATGTGTGACAGCATCAGTGTTTATGGAATGATTGATGATAACTACTGCAA CCGAGCACATCACAGAGTAGTTCCTTACCATTACTACGAGCAGAAGAAGATCAGTGAATGCAAGATGTACACGTTCCACCAGAACAAAAAGCTCGCAGGACACCGCTACATCACTGAGAAGGCTATCTATGCCAAATGGGCAACACGCCACAAGATACAGTTTAAACATCCTGCATGGAGGCTCTGA